Proteins found in one Amycolatopsis camponoti genomic segment:
- a CDS encoding Glu/Leu/Phe/Val dehydrogenase dimerization domain-containing protein: MTPREAEPLMRLTWTDPITGANGYLVVHTLVSGVATGGTRMRAGCTMSEVEDLARGMANKTATFNLPVGGAKGGIDFDPKDPRAYGVLKRFCAFLRPWLDAHWVTAEDLGVPQHLIDEVFAELGLEQSYHAAIVRSADPARTLRRVQAGLNAPVPGGLLLGDVVGGYGVAQACLGVAAAWDWDVRETTVAIQGIGTMGGGAAWYLHEAGMKVVAVADAAGTLYDPVGLDVPALLELRDRFGEVDRSRLPAGVRSLPRETVVGIDADIFVPAAISYALRPDNENLVKASVVVEAANAATTPEAEAALSARGVAVVPDFVANAGAAAWAWWLLLGEVGADPADSFLRLRTEMQAKVALLLTGWNMDRLPLRVTGLRLAETTRAQRAEAALAPEGEPALLIP; encoded by the coding sequence ATGACCCCGCGCGAAGCCGAGCCGCTGATGCGACTGACCTGGACCGATCCCATCACCGGCGCGAACGGCTACCTGGTCGTGCACACCCTCGTCTCCGGCGTCGCCACCGGCGGCACCCGGATGCGGGCGGGCTGCACGATGAGCGAGGTCGAGGACCTCGCCCGGGGCATGGCCAACAAGACCGCGACCTTCAACCTGCCGGTCGGCGGGGCGAAGGGCGGCATCGACTTCGACCCGAAGGACCCGCGGGCGTACGGAGTGCTGAAGCGGTTCTGCGCGTTCCTGCGGCCGTGGCTGGACGCGCACTGGGTGACCGCCGAGGACCTCGGCGTGCCCCAGCACCTGATCGACGAGGTGTTCGCGGAGCTCGGGCTCGAGCAGTCGTACCACGCGGCGATCGTCCGTTCGGCCGACCCGGCGCGCACCCTGCGCCGGGTGCAGGCGGGCCTCAACGCGCCGGTGCCCGGCGGGCTGCTGCTCGGCGACGTCGTCGGCGGGTACGGCGTTGCGCAGGCGTGCCTCGGCGTAGCGGCGGCGTGGGACTGGGACGTGCGCGAGACGACCGTGGCGATCCAGGGCATCGGCACGATGGGCGGCGGCGCGGCCTGGTACCTGCACGAAGCCGGGATGAAGGTCGTCGCGGTCGCCGACGCGGCGGGCACGTTGTACGACCCGGTGGGGCTCGACGTCCCGGCGCTGCTGGAGTTGCGCGACCGCTTCGGCGAGGTCGACCGGTCGCGGCTGCCCGCCGGAGTGCGATCGCTCCCCCGGGAGACCGTCGTCGGCATCGACGCGGACATCTTCGTGCCGGCCGCGATCTCGTACGCGCTGCGCCCGGACAACGAGAACCTCGTCAAGGCATCGGTGGTCGTCGAGGCGGCCAACGCGGCGACGACGCCGGAAGCGGAAGCGGCACTTTCCGCCCGCGGGGTAGCAGTCGTGCCGGACTTCGTCGCCAACGCGGGCGCCGCGGCGTGGGCGTGGTGGCTGCTGCTGGGCGAGGTGGGCGCGGACCCGGCCGACTCGTTCCTGCGGCTGCGCACGGAGATGCAGGCCAAGGTCGCGCTCCTGCTGACCGGCTGGAACATGGACCGGCTGCCGCTGCGCGTCACCGGGCTGCGGCTCGCCGAAACCACTCGCGCCCAGCGCGCCGAAGCGGCGCTCGCGCCGGAGGGTGAGCCGGCGCTGCTCATCCCGTGA
- the egtC gene encoding ergothioneine biosynthesis protein EgtC — protein sequence MCRHIAYLGEPVSPAEAVFRAPHSLLVQSYAPADMRGGGSVNADGFGLGWYPGPGSPPLRHRRSTPLWTDETLPPLAASVTSGAFVAAVRNGTTGMPVTEAAAAPFTAGRWLFSHNGVVRGWPDSLAEAAKTLPVTELLTLEAPTDSAVLWALLRARLAAGEDPLTAVAGLTTAVEAAAPGSRLNFLLTDGSTLIGTAWTHALSLLETPAGVLLASEPLDGDPRWKPVPDQHAVRATAAGVDLLPLTQERS from the coding sequence ATGTGCAGGCACATCGCCTACCTCGGCGAGCCGGTCTCGCCCGCCGAGGCGGTCTTTCGCGCGCCGCATTCCCTGCTGGTGCAGTCCTACGCCCCGGCGGACATGCGCGGCGGCGGCTCGGTCAACGCCGACGGGTTCGGGCTGGGGTGGTACCCCGGCCCGGGCTCGCCGCCGCTGCGCCACCGCCGGTCGACTCCACTGTGGACGGACGAGACGCTGCCGCCGCTGGCCGCGTCGGTGACCTCGGGCGCGTTCGTCGCCGCGGTCCGCAACGGCACCACCGGCATGCCGGTGACCGAAGCGGCCGCGGCGCCGTTCACCGCCGGGCGCTGGCTGTTCAGCCACAACGGCGTCGTCCGCGGCTGGCCGGACTCCCTGGCCGAGGCGGCCAAGACCCTGCCCGTCACCGAGCTGCTCACCCTGGAGGCGCCGACGGATTCGGCGGTGCTCTGGGCCCTCCTGCGGGCCCGGCTGGCGGCGGGGGAGGACCCGCTGACGGCGGTGGCGGGACTGACCACCGCCGTCGAGGCGGCCGCACCCGGCTCCCGGCTCAACTTCCTGCTCACCGACGGCTCGACCCTCATCGGCACGGCCTGGACGCACGCGCTCTCCCTGCTGGAGACCCCGGCCGGCGTGCTGCTGGCGTCCGAACCCCTCGACGGCGATCCGCGCTGGAAACCCGTCCCCGACCAGCACGCCGTGCGCGCCACCGCGGCCGGCGTCGACCTGCTTCCCCTGACCCAGGAGCGCTCATGA
- the pip gene encoding prolyl aminopeptidase: MAGLYPEIDPYDHGLLDVGDGHEIYWETCGNPDGKPALVVHGGPGTGCSTNLRRYFDPAKYRVVLVDQRGCGRSTPHAGAPVADLSANTTDHLVADFELLRTRLGIGKWLLFGGSWGSVLSLTYALRHTERVSEMVLMGLATDRFIEIEMLIRGLGAYFPEAFEKFRQGVPESERDGDLSAAYHRLLMDPDPAVHHQAADDWCAWEDAMLPGVPAYKSFEDPAYRLCFARLVTHYFSNRAFLPDGEILRSLGKLAGIPAVLAQGVLDTSNMVGTPWLMHHAWPGSELVLLENIGHSTQDAPMQDVLVGATDRFAR, translated from the coding sequence ATGGCTGGGCTGTACCCCGAGATCGACCCCTACGACCACGGCCTGCTCGACGTCGGCGACGGGCACGAGATCTACTGGGAGACCTGCGGGAACCCGGACGGCAAGCCGGCGCTCGTCGTGCACGGCGGGCCCGGCACCGGGTGTTCGACCAACCTCCGCCGCTACTTCGACCCGGCGAAGTACCGCGTCGTGCTCGTCGACCAGCGCGGGTGCGGCCGCAGCACCCCGCACGCCGGCGCCCCGGTCGCCGACCTCTCCGCCAACACCACCGACCACCTCGTCGCGGACTTCGAGCTCCTCCGGACGCGGCTCGGCATCGGGAAGTGGCTGCTGTTCGGCGGTTCCTGGGGCTCGGTGCTGAGCCTGACGTACGCCCTGCGGCACACCGAGCGGGTCAGCGAGATGGTCCTCATGGGACTGGCGACCGACCGCTTCATCGAGATCGAGATGCTCATCCGCGGCCTGGGAGCGTACTTCCCGGAGGCCTTCGAGAAGTTCCGGCAGGGCGTGCCGGAGAGCGAGCGGGACGGCGACCTCTCCGCCGCCTACCACCGGTTGCTGATGGATCCCGATCCGGCGGTCCACCACCAGGCGGCCGACGACTGGTGCGCCTGGGAGGACGCGATGCTCCCGGGCGTGCCCGCGTACAAGTCCTTCGAGGACCCGGCCTACCGGCTCTGCTTCGCCCGGCTGGTCACGCATTACTTCAGCAACCGGGCCTTCCTTCCGGACGGTGAGATCCTGCGCTCCCTCGGCAAGCTCGCCGGCATCCCGGCCGTACTGGCCCAGGGGGTGCTCGACACGAGCAACATGGTCGGCACGCCCTGGCTGATGCACCACGCTTGGCCGGGCAGTGAGCTGGTGCTGCTGGAGAACATCGGGCACTCGACGCAGGACGCCCCCATGCAGGACGTGCTCGTCGGCGCGACCGACCGCTTCGCGCGGTGA
- a CDS encoding DUF3558 domain-containing protein, with translation MRSEIRGLAALLIVSAGLAAGCTSTTGGAASPAPSAPASTSAPAADPDVPKVTQPALDAGKYATDTCGLLPADVLASLRYTDAGKYQAGGDTPLTAAGPSCAWKISGEGIGLQVILGTGNRDHGAGGLAGTYAAYREKKFVRFLEQAPDVEGYPAVYADIQDERARGTCTLVVGIADDLSFSVQAQGYQGQDDSCAAASQAASGVVKTLKGA, from the coding sequence GTGCGAAGCGAAATCCGCGGCCTGGCCGCGCTCCTGATCGTCTCCGCGGGACTCGCGGCGGGCTGTACCTCGACGACCGGCGGTGCCGCGTCTCCCGCGCCGAGCGCGCCGGCCTCGACGAGCGCCCCCGCCGCGGATCCCGACGTGCCCAAGGTGACCCAGCCTGCCCTCGACGCCGGCAAGTACGCGACCGACACCTGCGGGCTGCTGCCCGCGGACGTCCTGGCGTCCCTGCGGTACACCGACGCCGGCAAGTACCAGGCCGGTGGTGACACGCCGCTGACGGCGGCGGGCCCGTCCTGCGCGTGGAAGATCAGCGGCGAAGGCATCGGCCTGCAGGTCATCCTCGGCACCGGGAACCGCGACCACGGCGCGGGTGGACTGGCCGGCACCTATGCCGCGTACCGCGAAAAGAAGTTCGTGCGGTTCCTCGAACAAGCTCCGGACGTCGAGGGCTACCCGGCCGTGTACGCCGACATCCAGGACGAGCGCGCGAGGGGCACCTGCACCTTGGTCGTCGGCATCGCCGACGACCTTTCGTTCAGCGTGCAGGCGCAGGGATACCAAGGGCAGGACGACTCCTGTGCGGCGGCGAGCCAGGCCGCGTCCGGTGTCGTCAAGACACTCAAGGGGGCATGA
- a CDS encoding TetR/AcrR family transcriptional regulator: MPRVSQDHLDARRRQILDGSRVCFARYGYEGATVRRLEEATGLSRGAIFHHFRDKESLFLALAEDDAVRMADVVAEQGLVQVMRDLLAGGDHPADWLGTRLEVSRRLRTDPEFRGRWAERSEQLTTATRLRLLRQREAGILRDDVDVDVLTAFLELVLEGLVSHLAMGLPAAGLGPVLDLVEETVRRHRPGAG; the protein is encoded by the coding sequence ATGCCACGCGTAAGCCAGGATCACCTCGACGCACGACGGCGCCAGATCCTCGACGGCTCGCGCGTGTGCTTCGCACGCTACGGCTACGAAGGTGCCACAGTCCGGCGCCTGGAGGAAGCCACCGGGCTGTCGCGGGGCGCGATCTTCCACCACTTCCGCGACAAGGAGTCGCTCTTCCTCGCCCTCGCCGAGGACGACGCCGTCCGGATGGCCGACGTCGTCGCCGAGCAGGGCCTGGTCCAGGTCATGCGGGACCTCCTCGCGGGCGGTGACCACCCCGCCGACTGGCTCGGCACCCGTCTCGAGGTCTCCCGGCGGCTGCGCACCGATCCCGAGTTCCGCGGCCGGTGGGCCGAGCGCTCCGAGCAGCTGACCACCGCCACGCGCCTGCGGCTGCTGCGCCAGCGCGAGGCCGGGATCCTGCGCGACGACGTCGACGTCGACGTCCTCACCGCGTTCCTGGAGCTCGTCCTCGAAGGACTCGTCTCGCACCTGGCCATGGGCCTGCCCGCCGCCGGCCTCGGGCCGGTCCTCGACCTCGTCGAGGAGACCGTGCGGCGGCACCGGCCGGGCGCCGGCTGA
- a CDS encoding ESX secretion-associated protein EspG yields MDVPVEALAALAEREQVGQLHITLRPEPLWLSDEERDEAGKRVDAALAEAGLVDVRGRATVDFLDWLPLLVNPARECYGWVGVDGRTYGVLAAAKGLQAILAVSDGTQVGVQEIDRNRLAESLVEQLPPMGAGGGHPRAVRVADLSEAARRGQEAYPLDPAIADVVSLVQRPVSGSGELYVGRRDDVGRHTCLQQPLHYADTDWGRYLSYTSGTGDDAVIHIGPAGPRELADTLMELAGALV; encoded by the coding sequence GTGGACGTTCCGGTCGAGGCTCTGGCCGCACTGGCCGAGCGCGAACAGGTCGGTCAGCTGCACATCACCCTGCGCCCGGAGCCGCTGTGGCTCTCGGACGAGGAGCGCGACGAGGCCGGCAAGCGGGTCGACGCCGCGCTGGCCGAAGCCGGGCTGGTCGACGTGCGCGGGCGGGCCACCGTCGACTTCCTCGACTGGCTCCCGCTGCTGGTGAACCCGGCGCGGGAGTGCTATGGCTGGGTCGGTGTCGACGGCCGGACGTACGGCGTGCTGGCGGCCGCGAAGGGCCTGCAGGCGATCCTGGCCGTCTCCGACGGGACTCAGGTCGGCGTCCAGGAGATCGACCGGAACCGGCTCGCCGAGTCGCTCGTCGAGCAGCTGCCGCCGATGGGGGCCGGCGGCGGCCACCCGCGCGCCGTGCGGGTGGCGGACCTGAGCGAAGCCGCCCGCCGCGGTCAGGAGGCCTACCCGCTCGACCCGGCGATCGCCGACGTCGTCAGCCTCGTGCAGCGCCCGGTCTCGGGCAGCGGCGAGCTCTACGTCGGCCGCCGGGACGACGTAGGGCGCCACACCTGCCTGCAGCAGCCGTTGCACTACGCCGACACGGACTGGGGCCGCTACCTCAGCTACACCTCCGGCACGGGCGACGACGCCGTGATCCACATCGGCCCGGCGGGCCCGCGCGAACTGGCCGACACGCTGATGGAGCTGGCCGGCGCCCTCGTCTGA
- a CDS encoding glutamate-cysteine ligase family protein, with protein MTEASTVHDFPEKSGSASNRTARVLADRAAGEAYVASVCFKHGPPRLIGAELEFIVHHADDPARPLDPDVLATALGPHTPRTLRPDSPASPLPAGSPVSLEPGCQVEISALPQASLRDLAAVVTADLHHLRDRLSRHGLVLGETGIDAHRPPRRLLHTPRYAAMERRFAPIGPGGLTMMAGTAGLQVCVDAGEPEHYAARWAAAHAMGPPLLALFANSRVHAGRDTGHASARWLAVHDTEAVRTRTARVAGDDPAGEWAGRMMDVPLMVLPRGDRPWDAPEGLTFADWIDGRGAAALLPRPTAADLDYHLTTMFTPVRPQGYLEIRYLDAQPPGEWLPPVALVAALLARPSTVDKVRDLCAPVADRWTTAARRGLADPDLTAAAAALADLGCAELGATGLAEESITEISESVQGRAYRSRSEA; from the coding sequence ATGACAGAAGCGTCTACGGTGCACGATTTTCCCGAAAAGTCGGGGAGTGCGTCGAACCGCACCGCGCGGGTCCTGGCGGACCGCGCGGCCGGGGAGGCGTACGTGGCATCGGTGTGCTTCAAGCACGGGCCACCCCGCCTGATCGGCGCGGAGCTGGAGTTCATCGTGCACCACGCCGACGACCCGGCCAGACCCCTCGATCCCGATGTCCTCGCCACGGCGCTGGGCCCGCACACCCCGCGGACACTCCGCCCCGACAGCCCCGCCTCGCCCCTTCCGGCAGGTTCACCAGTGAGCCTCGAGCCCGGGTGCCAGGTCGAGATCTCCGCACTTCCCCAGGCCTCCCTGCGCGACCTCGCCGCAGTGGTCACGGCCGACCTCCACCACCTGCGTGACCGCCTCTCCCGGCACGGCCTCGTGCTGGGCGAAACGGGTATCGACGCCCACCGGCCGCCCCGCCGTCTCCTGCACACGCCGCGCTACGCGGCGATGGAACGCCGGTTCGCGCCGATCGGGCCGGGCGGCCTCACGATGATGGCCGGCACCGCTGGCCTGCAGGTCTGCGTCGACGCGGGGGAGCCGGAGCACTACGCGGCCCGGTGGGCGGCCGCCCACGCGATGGGCCCGCCGCTGCTCGCCCTCTTCGCCAACTCCCGCGTCCACGCCGGTCGCGACACCGGGCACGCCTCCGCCCGGTGGCTGGCGGTGCACGACACGGAAGCGGTCCGCACCCGCACGGCCCGCGTGGCGGGCGACGACCCCGCGGGAGAGTGGGCCGGGCGCATGATGGACGTCCCCCTGATGGTGCTGCCGCGCGGCGACCGGCCGTGGGACGCGCCGGAGGGGCTGACGTTCGCCGACTGGATCGACGGCAGGGGCGCGGCCGCCCTGCTGCCGAGGCCGACGGCGGCGGACCTCGACTACCACCTCACCACGATGTTCACCCCGGTCCGCCCGCAGGGGTACCTGGAGATCCGGTACCTCGACGCGCAGCCGCCCGGCGAGTGGCTGCCGCCGGTGGCCCTGGTCGCCGCGCTGCTCGCCCGTCCGTCCACTGTGGACAAGGTGCGTGACCTCTGCGCACCGGTCGCCGACCGCTGGACCACGGCGGCGCGGCGCGGCCTGGCGGACCCGGACCTGACGGCGGCCGCGGCGGCGCTGGCCGACCTCGGCTGCGCCGAGCTGGGCGCGACGGGGCTGGCGGAGGAGTCGATCACCGAGATCAGCGAGAGCGTGCAGGGGCGCGCGTACCGATCGAGGAGCGAAGCATGA
- a CDS encoding LysR family transcriptional regulator, with translation MELSLHRLRMLRELHRRGTVTAAAASLHYTASAVSQQLAQLERDVGAKLFERLGRRVQLTELGNLLTEHAEEILGSVERATFALEEAQEARTVRLTAGVWASVASGLLPTALTALAGEHPGIQVRTRELAPEDTAEAVRDGTLDLSFVIDYSDAPTPWDGGLERAVVAVERLHAAVPRGAVPSGTASLDELAEHPWILASPKSHFGRAMRTACRRHGFSPKINHEVEEQSTAMAMVGAGLGVTLVSDLGLRLLRPPGIDVVALTTPLLRTVSIAYRRTAFRRPALHLVIDAVRASAAELGLGTESALP, from the coding sequence ATGGAACTCTCGTTGCACCGCTTGCGGATGCTTCGCGAGTTGCACCGCCGGGGCACTGTGACAGCGGCCGCCGCTTCGCTGCACTACACCGCTTCAGCGGTCTCGCAGCAGCTCGCGCAGCTCGAGCGCGACGTCGGCGCGAAGCTGTTCGAGCGGCTCGGCCGGCGTGTCCAGCTGACCGAGCTGGGCAACCTGCTGACCGAGCACGCGGAGGAGATCCTCGGTTCGGTGGAGCGCGCGACGTTCGCCCTGGAGGAAGCCCAGGAGGCCCGGACGGTCCGGCTGACCGCCGGCGTGTGGGCGTCGGTGGCTTCCGGACTGCTTCCGACGGCGCTGACGGCGCTGGCCGGCGAGCACCCCGGCATCCAGGTGCGCACGCGCGAGCTGGCGCCGGAGGACACCGCCGAAGCCGTCCGCGACGGCACGCTCGACCTGTCGTTCGTGATCGACTACTCCGACGCGCCGACGCCGTGGGACGGCGGGCTGGAACGCGCTGTCGTGGCCGTGGAGCGGCTGCACGCCGCGGTGCCGCGGGGCGCGGTCCCGTCGGGGACGGCGTCCCTGGACGAGCTCGCGGAGCACCCGTGGATCCTGGCCAGCCCGAAGTCGCACTTCGGCCGGGCGATGCGGACGGCCTGCCGGCGGCACGGCTTCTCCCCGAAGATCAACCACGAGGTCGAAGAGCAGTCCACGGCGATGGCGATGGTGGGGGCCGGGCTCGGCGTCACCCTGGTCTCGGACCTCGGTCTGCGGCTGCTGCGGCCGCCCGGGATCGACGTCGTCGCGCTCACCACGCCGCTGCTGCGGACGGTGTCGATCGCCTACCGGCGCACGGCGTTCCGGCGGCCGGCGTTGCACCTGGTGATCGACGCCGTGCGGGCCTCGGCGGCCGAGCTCGGCCTGGGCACCGAGTCCGCTTTGCCCTGA
- a CDS encoding WXG100 family type VII secretion target, with protein MDGKQIYDNFRQGDTSGLRQTAETVQSLSDAYMERGASIKALQTRMVSSWSGDAADAANAGAGPLEQAFAQTAEPLDVTKASVDSQASAFDHSSSSVVEIPPKPDKPSPWSIGLKAAIPIAGPFMAKDDIDDYQSGIAKYNAANETNVRVMDQYSSVTSGTRAVLPTDYGVLESDGASIAVNKPGGPGPVIVDEHKWYPEGGGGDPGDDHTSTSSVDPGRTGGPDKPGGTGGAGGTGGTGGTGGTGGTGGTGGTGGDDTTHTTGSGRPTLPTVPTRPGQTGTDRPGRTPISTDGIDFYPTNTGGGGGQNYSNTFGNDPNSSTGGRGPTSGNAGSRLLDSNGRPIGESGSGSGRGGGAGGSGSGAAGERGLGGGRGSGMGSLGNAAAAEAAAARSAAGRSGQMGPMGAGGRRGEGEEDDEHQRPDFLIEADPDAIFGTDQRTSPPVIGE; from the coding sequence GTGGACGGCAAGCAGATCTACGACAACTTCCGGCAGGGCGATACGTCCGGCCTGCGTCAGACGGCGGAGACGGTCCAGTCGCTTTCCGACGCTTACATGGAGCGCGGGGCGAGCATCAAGGCGCTCCAGACGCGGATGGTGAGCTCGTGGAGCGGGGACGCGGCCGACGCCGCGAACGCCGGGGCCGGTCCGCTGGAACAAGCCTTCGCGCAGACCGCCGAGCCGCTGGACGTCACCAAGGCTTCCGTCGACTCGCAGGCCAGTGCCTTCGACCACTCGAGCAGCTCGGTCGTGGAGATCCCGCCGAAGCCGGACAAGCCCAGCCCTTGGAGCATCGGTCTCAAGGCCGCCATCCCGATCGCCGGGCCGTTCATGGCCAAGGACGACATCGACGACTACCAATCCGGCATCGCGAAGTACAACGCGGCGAACGAGACCAACGTCCGCGTGATGGACCAGTACAGCAGCGTCACCAGCGGTACCCGCGCGGTGCTGCCGACCGACTACGGCGTCCTCGAGTCCGATGGCGCTTCCATCGCCGTCAACAAGCCCGGCGGCCCCGGGCCGGTGATCGTCGATGAGCACAAGTGGTACCCGGAAGGCGGGGGCGGTGACCCCGGTGACGACCACACCTCGACCTCCAGTGTCGACCCCGGCCGCACCGGGGGTCCCGACAAGCCCGGCGGGACCGGTGGCGCGGGCGGGACCGGCGGCACCGGCGGAACGGGAGGCACCGGCGGCACAGGAGGCACCGGCGGAACGGGCGGCGACGACACCACCCACACCACCGGCTCCGGCCGCCCGACGCTCCCCACCGTGCCGACCCGGCCCGGGCAGACGGGCACAGACCGGCCGGGCAGGACGCCGATCTCCACCGACGGGATCGACTTCTACCCGACCAACACCGGCGGGGGTGGCGGTCAGAACTACTCGAACACCTTCGGCAACGACCCCAACTCCAGCACCGGCGGCCGCGGGCCGACGAGCGGGAACGCCGGCAGCCGGCTGCTCGACTCGAACGGCCGCCCCATCGGCGAATCCGGCAGCGGGTCCGGCCGCGGTGGTGGCGCGGGCGGCAGCGGGTCCGGCGCCGCGGGGGAGCGCGGCCTCGGCGGCGGCCGTGGCTCCGGCATGGGCAGTCTCGGCAACGCCGCCGCCGCGGAGGCCGCCGCCGCGCGGTCGGCGGCCGGGCGGTCCGGGCAGATGGGGCCCATGGGTGCCGGGGGCCGCCGGGGCGAGGGTGAGGAAGATGATGAGCACCAGCGGCCGGACTTCCTGATCGAGGCGGACCCGGACGCGATCTTCGGTACCGACCAGCGGACCAGTCCGCCGGTCATCGGCGAGTAG
- the egtB gene encoding ergothioneine biosynthesis protein EgtB, with protein MSTEALGDLSAQDLRARAAEALTRARARSVALTDAVDDEDLVRQHSKLMSPLVWDLAHIGVQEELWLVRDVGGREPLRPDIDDIYDAFQHARADRPELPLLGPAEARAYVKQVREKAFDVLEHAPMEGRRLTEQAFAFGMITQHEQQHDETMLATHQLRKGDPVLHAPEPPPARSGTLPAEVLVPAGVFTMGTSAEPWALDNERPAHELAVEAFWLDTTPVTCGAYAEFLDSGGYADEQWWSPAGWAYLRENGITAPRFWQREQDGWWRTRFGVYERVAADEPVVHVSYYEAEAYAAWAGRRLPTEAEWEKAARFDPATGRSRRFPWGDDEPSAEHANLGQRHLRPAPVGAYPAGASPTGVHQLIGDVWEWTSTDLHGYPGFAPFPYREYSEVFFGPEYKVLRGGSFGTDSAAIRGTFRNWDYPIRRQIFAGFRTARDAAPGEVG; from the coding sequence ATGAGCACGGAAGCACTGGGTGACCTGAGCGCGCAGGACCTGCGTGCCCGGGCCGCCGAAGCACTGACCCGGGCGCGGGCGCGGAGCGTGGCGCTGACCGACGCCGTGGACGACGAAGACCTGGTCCGCCAGCACTCCAAGCTGATGTCGCCGCTGGTCTGGGACCTGGCGCACATCGGCGTCCAGGAGGAGCTGTGGCTGGTCCGCGACGTCGGCGGCCGGGAGCCGCTGCGCCCGGACATCGACGACATCTACGACGCGTTCCAGCACGCCCGCGCCGACCGGCCGGAGCTGCCGCTGCTCGGCCCGGCCGAGGCGCGCGCGTACGTCAAGCAGGTCCGCGAAAAGGCGTTCGACGTGCTGGAACACGCGCCGATGGAGGGGCGGCGGCTGACCGAGCAGGCGTTCGCGTTCGGCATGATCACCCAGCACGAGCAGCAGCACGACGAGACCATGCTGGCCACCCACCAGCTGCGCAAGGGCGACCCGGTGCTGCACGCGCCGGAGCCGCCGCCCGCGCGGTCGGGCACCCTGCCGGCCGAGGTGCTGGTCCCGGCGGGCGTGTTCACGATGGGCACGTCGGCCGAGCCGTGGGCGCTGGACAACGAGCGCCCGGCGCACGAGCTCGCCGTCGAGGCGTTCTGGCTCGACACGACGCCGGTGACGTGCGGGGCCTACGCCGAGTTCCTGGACAGCGGCGGGTACGCCGACGAGCAGTGGTGGAGCCCGGCAGGCTGGGCCTACCTGCGCGAGAACGGCATCACCGCGCCGCGGTTCTGGCAGCGGGAGCAGGACGGCTGGTGGCGGACCCGGTTCGGGGTCTACGAGCGCGTCGCGGCCGACGAGCCGGTCGTGCACGTCTCCTACTACGAGGCCGAGGCCTACGCGGCCTGGGCGGGGCGGCGGCTGCCGACCGAGGCGGAGTGGGAGAAGGCCGCCCGGTTCGACCCGGCGACCGGCCGCTCGCGGCGGTTCCCGTGGGGTGACGACGAGCCGTCGGCCGAGCACGCCAACCTCGGCCAGCGGCACCTGCGCCCCGCGCCGGTGGGGGCGTACCCGGCCGGCGCGTCGCCGACCGGCGTGCACCAGCTGATCGGCGACGTCTGGGAGTGGACGAGCACGGACCTCCACGGCTACCCGGGCTTCGCGCCGTTCCCGTACCGGGAGTACTCGGAGGTGTTCTTCGGGCCGGAGTACAAGGTGCTGCGCGGCGGCTCCTTCGGCACCGACTCGGCGGCGATCCGGGGCACGTTCCGCAACTGGGACTACCCGATCCGGCGGCAGATCTTCGCCGGCTTCCGCACCGCCCGCGACGCGGCACCCGGCGAGGTGGGCTAG